DNA from Pseudomonadota bacterium:
TATTCATGGATGCAAGCCTTATCGATGCCAACGCATCGAACAACTCTGTAGTTGATACCCATTCTTTAAAACGGTATCTCGATACGGGCTATCAGGAATTGGAAAATAGACTGGATGATACTCTGGGTCCCCCTATAGTGATGTCAACAGGAGATATGCTTCAACCACCGATCCCGATGCATCCATCGTACGTCACGGGAAAGGAAAACCGAAGCTCCAATACAAGACCCACCGGGCAGTAGATCCGGAACATGAGATTATCACCGCTGTAGAAGTCACACCGGGTGCAGTGAATGAAGGCCACAAGATGGCTCATCTCATTGAGAGCCATGAAGCCAATACGGGCAGTAAGATAACCGCCGTTGTTGCCGACAGCCTTTACGGGACAAAGGAAAACCTCATTACCTGTCATGACGAAGGGATAAAGGCTCACATGCCGGTGGTAAAACTTCTGAACGACAATACCGGTTCCCGGGAGGGCATATTCCCGGAAGACCGGTTTGCCTACGATAAGGAGACGGACACGTACACCTGTCCTGCCGGGAAAACCCTCAAGAAAAGAACACTCCATGAAAACAAGCAGAACATCGAATACGCCGCATCAAAGAAAGATTGTGCTGTCTGTGCTGCACGGTCCGATTGTACCAAAAGCAGAGGACCACGAACTGTGCAACGGCATGTCCGTCAGGAAGAACTTGACCTAATGCTCACGATAGCCCGGAGCCACCAGGCCAGAAGCGACCTCAAAACCCGCAAGCACCTCATGGAACGTTCCTATGCAAGGAGCACACGGTTCGGATTCGATAGAGCACGGTGGAGAGGCGTATGGAAGGTTGCTATTCAGGAATACCTTATTGCGGCTATCCAAAACATCCAGGTATTGATCCGGTATGCAAAGCAACCAACAAAGGGGGCGCTTACCCTTCCATTGCTCACCGCAATTAAAACAGATATCTGCCAACCAATTGAGCTTTTTATAATAACATTTGGTTTGTATATCCTGAGAATGAGAGAACGTAGCAAAAACCATTATCTCCTGCCAACGTTATGACGACGAGGAGACCTTCATTGTGACACCCGATAAAACATACTGTTTGGGCAACAGGCCGTTTATCCTTGACTTTGGAGGGCGGAAGGCAAAACTGGCTCCTTATTTTTTGAATGTCACGTTTCCCTTTGCATCTACATCCACTTTGACTTTGTCGCCCTCTTTGACGTCACCTTTTAATATCATCATTGCAAGGGCATCCTGGAGTTTCTTCTGGATGAGTCGCTTTAATGGTCTTGCTCCGTAGACAGGGTCATATCCTTCCCTGGCTATCATATTTTTCAACTTGTCAGTGAATATGAGCTCAATTCCTTTCTCTTCAACCCTCTTAACCAGGTATGCAAGCTGGAGGTCGGCGATATGTTTTATGTTTTCAATGGAAAGCGACCTGAAAATAATGATTTCATCGATTCTGTTGAGAAATTCCGGTTTGAAATGGGCCTTTACACCCTCCATTACCCGTCGTTTCAACTCATCATAGTCTTTTCCGGCAAGTTCAGTTATCCACTGGCTTCCGATGTTGGATGTCATGATGATGACAGTATTTTTAAAGTCCACTGTCCTTCCCTGGCCATCCGTAAGCCTTCCATCATCAAGAACCTGCAAAAGGACATTGAATACTTCGGGGTGGGCCTTTTCCACCTCATCCATCAGGATTATAGAATAGGGTTTTCTCCGCACTGCTTCTGTGAGATAACCACCTTCTTCATAACCTACATATCCGGGAGGAGCGCCTATAAGTCTTGATACAGAGTGTTTTTCCATGAATTCGCTCATGTCAATTCTCACGATTGCCTGTTCATTATCAAAGAGGAATTCAGCAAGTGCTTTTGCAAGTTCGGTCTTGCCGACCCCTGTGGGTCCTAAAAACAGGAATGAACCGAGCGGCCTGTTTGGATCCTGGAGTCCTGCCCGTGCTCTCCTTATTGTGCTTGATACGGCCTCAATGGCTTCGTCCTGGCCTACAACCCTTTTATGAATCCTCTCCTCCATGCTGACAAGTTTTTCCATTTCCCCTTCAAGCATCCTTGAGACCGGTATGCCGGTCCATTTTGAAACTACCTTTGCTATATCCTCTTCATCAACTTCTTCATTGAGCATCTTAATGTTTTTCTGTAGTTCTAAGAGTTCGTTGTTTTTTTCTTTCTGTTCCTGTTCGAGAGCGGAAATGGTGCCATACCTTATTTCTGCAACCTTCCCGAAATTGCCTGCCCGTTCTGCCTCTTCCGCCTCAGTCCTTGCCCTGTCAATTTTTTCTTTAATTTCACCTATACTCATAATCAGAGCTTTTTCTTTTTCCCAGTGCTTCCTCTTTTCATTTACCTCT
Protein-coding regions in this window:
- a CDS encoding transposase, which encodes MVRHGKGKPKLQYKTHRAVDPEHEIITAVEVTPGAVNEGHKMAHLIESHEANTGSKITAVVADSLYGTKENLITCHDEGIKAHMPVVKLLNDNTGSREGIFPEDRFAYDKETDTYTCPAGKTLKKRTLHENKQNIEYAASKKDCAVCAARSDCTKSRGPRTVQRHVRQEELDLMLTIARSHQARSDLKTRKHLMERSYARSTRFGFDRARWRGVWKVAIQEYLIAAIQNIQVLIRYAKQPTKGALTLPLLTAIKTDICQPIELFIITFGLYILRMRERSKNHYLLPTL